One window from the genome of Candidatus Binataceae bacterium encodes:
- a CDS encoding O-antigen ligase family protein: protein MRGLNRTGKLALSALALLILLAPLPEGSAYPWALAIVEASIFVTAALCGAALALGKGRAVPPSHSGVALALVFVALVAIQLVPLPPALLKVVSPNTYRLYALSMPGWPHARAGELPAASRPSPSASGAWTVLPTMGEIAAGAAVAFAPLARAAAARSANHSLNLGAGRGGWRGISIAPSITRPALLEMVAYLTLFLVVFLCPVGADAQSERAVARTVMLAALISGLIVAVVGVVEFFDWNGKILWLFVPYDWGAPQLGAPARAFGPFVSPDHFGDYLVQVLPLAVGGAMFRSDLFSKLRAFRVFSALTAFFVVCALLLSLSRGAWIAGAIALAALFVLSARMPARARPRLPGFARAGMPSAAGVLAAALVVSAFVFIGAPGRRQIDLRLQETVYDDSGFGGRLGLAADTLAMARDYPVLGVGLGCWPELFPHYRRPPWAPVMYREAHNDYAQLLAETGIAGFALVACFFAALGRQLYRGLANGAPLSPELAAVCAALAAVAFHEFFDFSLRTPANAILFTTLLALAARMAGGGRTAAGVNAGNCPRSRRIAGACATAAAAGLALCALAQEKTPYPYNIARPASQQQALALISAHPAESTPHLELLAMAGARMSQRRRLEELDTALWLDPTNPYPRDLHAQALLRRGMGARALDDITRSVADSPSLSTHSYLNRRLIQWLSAAERAAVERGFKEAVGRGYDGAVPAMADFYGALDRFGDAAQLYRKAADRQHDPDVRESYLLGAGVSYARAGNPQAARESLAAAIRVDPADTRPYEYLVTMVYGPRDQLGAARNVVAKGIRAGADGGVLYQALADAAQHEGNTRMVEIALRGAVDSRPTYNALLRLGIFYLNQKKYDRAALNLRRATEVRSAAAEAHFYLGLAEESDYRFSDAERDLARALQLAPANPGYRAHYLDFQRRVAQGLGRPLSTDR, encoded by the coding sequence GTGAGAGGTCTCAACAGGACCGGCAAGCTGGCCCTGTCGGCACTGGCGTTGCTGATACTGCTGGCGCCGCTGCCGGAGGGTTCTGCCTATCCGTGGGCGCTCGCGATTGTCGAAGCGTCTATCTTCGTAACGGCGGCGCTCTGCGGCGCGGCGCTCGCGCTCGGCAAAGGAAGGGCGGTGCCGCCATCGCACAGCGGCGTTGCGCTGGCGCTTGTATTCGTGGCGCTGGTCGCCATTCAGTTGGTGCCTCTGCCACCCGCGTTGCTCAAGGTTGTGTCGCCCAACACCTACCGGCTGTATGCGCTGAGCATGCCCGGATGGCCGCATGCGCGAGCCGGCGAGCTCCCCGCCGCATCGCGACCATCGCCGTCTGCATCGGGCGCGTGGACCGTACTGCCCACAATGGGCGAAATCGCGGCCGGCGCTGCGGTTGCGTTTGCGCCCTTGGCACGGGCCGCTGCTGCTCGCTCGGCGAACCACTCTCTGAACCTTGGCGCTGGGCGTGGCGGATGGCGTGGGATTTCGATCGCGCCCTCGATTACGCGGCCCGCGCTGCTCGAGATGGTGGCATACTTGACGCTGTTCCTGGTGGTTTTTCTCTGTCCGGTTGGGGCCGACGCTCAAAGCGAGCGGGCTGTCGCCAGGACGGTCATGTTAGCGGCGCTGATCAGCGGGCTGATTGTCGCTGTGGTCGGCGTGGTCGAATTTTTCGACTGGAACGGGAAAATCCTCTGGCTGTTCGTTCCCTATGACTGGGGCGCGCCGCAGCTCGGCGCTCCGGCGCGGGCGTTCGGGCCGTTCGTCAGCCCCGACCATTTCGGCGACTATCTCGTGCAGGTGCTGCCGCTGGCGGTCGGCGGCGCCATGTTTCGCTCGGACCTGTTCTCAAAGCTGCGGGCATTTCGCGTATTCAGCGCACTGACGGCGTTTTTCGTGGTATGCGCCCTGCTGCTGAGCCTCTCGCGCGGCGCATGGATCGCGGGTGCGATCGCGCTCGCCGCGTTATTTGTGCTCTCGGCGCGTATGCCTGCGCGCGCGAGGCCGCGCCTGCCGGGCTTCGCCCGTGCAGGGATGCCCTCCGCGGCCGGGGTCCTTGCCGCCGCGCTGGTCGTCTCCGCGTTCGTTTTCATCGGCGCGCCGGGGCGCCGGCAGATCGATCTCCGGCTGCAGGAAACGGTTTACGACGACAGCGGCTTCGGCGGCCGGCTGGGGCTGGCCGCCGACACGCTTGCGATGGCGCGCGACTATCCGGTGCTCGGCGTGGGCCTCGGATGCTGGCCGGAGCTGTTTCCGCACTATCGCCGTCCGCCATGGGCGCCGGTGATGTACCGCGAGGCGCACAACGACTATGCACAGCTGCTTGCCGAGACGGGCATTGCGGGCTTTGCGCTGGTTGCCTGCTTCTTCGCCGCGCTCGGGCGGCAGCTCTACCGGGGGCTCGCCAATGGAGCGCCGCTCTCACCGGAACTCGCGGCCGTATGCGCCGCGCTCGCGGCGGTCGCGTTCCACGAGTTTTTCGATTTCAGCCTGCGCACTCCGGCCAACGCGATACTGTTCACGACTCTGCTCGCGCTGGCTGCCCGGATGGCGGGCGGAGGACGCACCGCTGCAGGAGTTAATGCAGGGAATTGCCCGCGCTCGCGGCGGATTGCCGGCGCATGTGCGACGGCAGCGGCAGCGGGCTTGGCCTTGTGCGCTCTCGCTCAGGAGAAAACTCCGTATCCGTACAACATCGCGCGGCCGGCGTCGCAGCAACAGGCGCTAGCGCTGATTTCGGCGCATCCCGCCGAATCCACGCCACATCTGGAGCTGCTCGCGATGGCTGGCGCGCGGATGTCCCAGCGCCGGCGCCTTGAAGAGCTTGATACGGCGTTGTGGTTGGACCCGACCAATCCATATCCGCGCGACCTCCATGCGCAAGCGCTCTTGCGGCGGGGGATGGGCGCCCGGGCGCTCGACGATATTACTCGATCGGTTGCGGACTCGCCCTCGCTCTCGACGCATTCCTATCTCAACCGGAGGTTAATCCAGTGGCTCTCGGCCGCCGAGCGGGCTGCGGTGGAGCGGGGATTCAAGGAAGCCGTCGGGCGCGGGTATGACGGCGCCGTCCCGGCAATGGCGGATTTCTACGGAGCGCTCGACCGCTTTGGCGACGCCGCGCAGCTCTACCGCAAGGCGGCGGACCGGCAGCACGATCCGGACGTGCGCGAGAGCTACCTGCTCGGCGCGGGCGTTTCGTACGCTCGCGCCGGCAATCCGCAGGCGGCCCGGGAATCCCTCGCGGCGGCAATCCGCGTCGATCCCGCCGACACCCGGCCGTACGAGTATTTGGTGACGATGGTTTACGGGCCGCGCGATCAGCTGGGAGCGGCGCGCAACGTTGTCGCGAAAGGCATCCGCGCCGGGGCCGACGGCGGGGTGCTCTACCAGGCGCTGGCGGACGCGGCACAGCACGAGGGCAACACGCGGATGGTGGAGATTGCGCTGCGCGGCGCCGTCGATTCGCGGCCGACTTACAATGCGCTTCTGCGGCTCGGCATCTTCTATCTCAATCAAAAAAAATACGACCGCGCGGCCCTCAACCTGCGCCGCGCAACCGAAGTTAGGTCCGCGGCGGCGGAGGCGCACTTTTACCTGGGCCTCGCCGAGGAAAGCGACTATCGATTTTCGGATGCTGAGCGCGATCTCGCTCGCGCGCTGCAGCTGGCGCCCGCCAACCCCGGCTATCGGGCGCACTATCTGGATTTTCAGCGCAGGGTGGCCCAAGGGCTGGGGCGCCCACTTTCAACGGATCGCTAG
- a CDS encoding sugar transferase: MRSALALLDAATLAASFAAAYFAIGTIFGRAFVAFSPYLWVLALSVGIWLICLRACGLYRSATYTAAGRLLARLLQCHFVAGLALLSAMYLSKSAGISRLLLQTFIALSFVALAAQKFALRSWLERMRRCPGPGRRKLLLVASPAEARRWLELIAGHASMLADIVGIVAPAEGAAPAAPTLPDMPPLLGGLDDVSALMRTHVIDEVMVAATLDGRALERLGRLCAMRGVVMRVLVETPRPPLGVWTAEHFGDGAFVLSLAAVPQNPLHLAAKRALDITGAVPGLLACGCAWLWYGRRLSRESGGSTLFRQQRVGCNGRRFTLFKFRTMHTRAEELKLGLSAYNEMRGPIFKLSNDPRVTPTGQKLRRRHLDELPQFWNVLRGEMSLVGTRPPTEDEVSAYDEHHHRRLSMRPGLTGLWQLNGNGAVKDFEEVVKLDCEYLDNWSLWLDLKIMARTMAKVMRGDGW, translated from the coding sequence ATGCGCAGCGCACTCGCGCTGCTCGACGCGGCGACCCTAGCCGCCAGCTTCGCCGCCGCCTACTTTGCTATCGGTACAATTTTCGGCCGCGCGTTCGTTGCCTTTTCGCCGTATCTGTGGGTGCTCGCGCTGAGCGTCGGAATCTGGCTGATATGCCTGCGCGCCTGCGGCCTCTATCGCTCGGCGACCTACACTGCGGCCGGGCGCCTGCTGGCGCGTCTGCTCCAGTGCCATTTCGTCGCCGGCCTCGCGCTGCTCAGCGCGATGTACCTCAGCAAGTCAGCCGGCATAAGCAGGCTGCTCCTTCAGACCTTCATCGCGCTGAGTTTCGTCGCGCTGGCGGCGCAGAAATTCGCCCTGCGCAGCTGGCTCGAACGGATGCGCAGGTGCCCCGGTCCCGGTCGGCGCAAGCTGCTCTTGGTGGCATCGCCTGCCGAAGCCCGGCGTTGGCTGGAACTCATCGCCGGCCATGCGTCGATGCTCGCCGACATCGTTGGAATCGTCGCTCCTGCGGAGGGCGCGGCGCCCGCTGCGCCGACGCTGCCAGACATGCCGCCGCTGCTCGGCGGGCTCGACGACGTGTCGGCGCTGATGCGCACGCACGTGATCGACGAAGTGATGGTTGCCGCGACGCTCGATGGCCGCGCGCTCGAGCGGCTCGGCCGACTGTGCGCGATGCGCGGGGTGGTGATGCGAGTGCTGGTCGAGACGCCGCGGCCACCACTCGGCGTTTGGACGGCCGAGCACTTTGGCGACGGCGCGTTCGTGCTTTCGCTGGCCGCTGTGCCGCAGAACCCGCTCCATCTGGCGGCCAAGCGCGCGCTCGACATAACCGGTGCCGTGCCCGGGCTGCTCGCCTGCGGATGCGCCTGGCTGTGGTACGGGCGGCGGCTGAGCCGGGAGAGCGGTGGCTCGACGCTCTTTCGCCAGCAGCGCGTCGGCTGCAACGGGCGGCGCTTTACGCTGTTCAAGTTCCGCACGATGCACACCCGTGCCGAGGAGCTGAAGCTCGGGCTTAGCGCATACAACGAGATGCGCGGGCCGATCTTCAAGCTCAGCAACGACCCACGCGTCACCCCGACCGGGCAGAAGCTACGCCGCCGCCATCTCGACGAACTGCCGCAGTTCTGGAACGTCTTGCGCGGCGAGATGAGCCTGGTCGGCACGCGTCCGCCGACCGAGGACGAGGTCTCAGCCTACGACGAGCATCACCATCGCCGGCTCAGCATGAGGCCCGGGCTGACCGGGCTCTGGCAGCTCAATGGCAACGGCGCGGTCAAGGATTTCGAAGAGGTCGTGAAGCTCGACTGCGAGTACCTCGACAACTGGTCGCTGTGGCTGGACCTCAAGATCATGGCGCGCACGATGGCCAAGGTGATGCGCGGCGACGGCTGGTAG